One window of the Labeo rohita strain BAU-BD-2019 chromosome 9, IGBB_LRoh.1.0, whole genome shotgun sequence genome contains the following:
- the pla1a gene encoding phospholipase A1 member A isoform X2: protein MWISKAMAWKWIKAFVYLSMCVTSAVGNEETSQTKCADFNNTTWLEYRHGTKLQVQYLLLTRKNADCASLFTQDCLNHTQKHTAYFNSSLPTKVIVHGYRALGSKPSWVSGLAQALLQEKDVNVLVVDWVYGASFAYNRVVENYKEVALQISVLINQLTKYGCTLESFHFIGVSLGAHVSGFVGTLFEGKLGRITGLDPAGPMFKSADPYDRLDSSDALFVEAIHTDSDYFGISIPVGHVDFFLNGGMDQAGCARSRFASMYGYVICDHMRALYVYMSALNGSCPLNGFPCSSYEEFLAGKCITCEGPFNGTCPQIGLLKNSGITATPLPNQEKVYLLTTATAPYCAHHILVELKVSPLDKTAEVQLTLISVEHPETELKLKLNRDEMVYKKVAAHPEQLCKIDSMQLKNTGARFYRQGDIHFEYICISEVPQTRGLDPLCVKNINIGRGVLWSHDFVQVC from the exons ATGTGGATCAGTAAAGCCATGGCTTGGAAATGGATCAAGGCTTTTGTTTATCTGTCAATGTGTGTCACCTCTGCCGTGG GTAATGAGGAAACATCTCAAACCAAGTGTGCTGACTTCAACAACACCACTTGGCTGGAATACAGACATGGCACCAAGCTCCAAGTTCAGTACCTTCTTCTTACACGAAAGAATGCAGACTGTGCCAGCCTCTTCACACAGGACTGCCTCAATCATACCCAGAAACACACGGCTTACTTCAACTCATCACTCCCCACTAAAGTCATTGTTCATGGATACAG GGCTCTAGGCAGTAAGCCTTCCTGGGTGAGTGGCTTAGCCCAGGCTCTACTGCAGGAAAAGGATGTGAATGTTCTGGTGGTGGATTGGGTCTACGGAGCCTCCTTTGCTTATAACCGGGTGGTAGAGAACTACAAGGAGGTGGCATTGCAGATATCAGTGCTTATCAATCAGCTTACG AAATATGGATGCACGCTGGAATCTTTCCATTTCATTGGTGTGAGTCTTGGAGCACATGTGTCTGGATTTGTGGGGACCCTATTTGAAGGCAAGCTGGGTCGAATCACAG GTCTTGACCCAGCAGGCCCAATGTTCAAGAGTGCTGATCCATATGACCGTCTGGATTCATCTGATGCTTTGTTTGTTGAGGCCATTCACACTGACTCTGACT ACTTTGGTATATCTATTCCTGTCGGGCATGTGGACTTCTTCTTAAATGGTGGAATGGACCAAGCCGGTTGCGCACGTTCAAGGTTTGCCTCAA TGTATGGGTATGTCATTTGTGACCACATGAGGGCGCTGTACGTCTACATGAGCGCCCTGAACGGCTCCTGTCCGCTTAATGGTTTCCCCTGCTCCAGTTATGAGGAATTCCTGGCAGGAAAATGCATCACCTGTGAGGGCCCCTTCAACGGCACTTGCCCACAAATAG GCTTGTTAAAGAACAGTGGGATAACAGCGACTCCCCTGCCAAATCAAGAGAAGGTCTATCTCCTGACCACTGCTACGGCTCCTTATTGTG CACATCACATCCTTGTTGAACTGAAGGTTTCCCCTTTAGACAAAACTGCTGAAGTTCAGCTCACCCTCATCTCCGTGGAACACCCTGAGACAGAGCTAAAACTCAAACT AAATAGAGATGAAATGGTGTATAAAAAGGTGGCTGCACACCCAGAGCAACTGTGTAAAATTGATTCaatgcagctgaaaaacacaggAGCGCGGTTTTACAGACAAGGAGATATTCATTTTGAGTATATCTGCATCTCTGAAGTCCCTCAAACCAG AGGGCTGGATCCATTATGCGTGAAGAACATTAATATTGGACGGGGAGTACTGTGGTCACATGACTTTGTACAGGTgtgctaa
- the pla1a gene encoding phospholipase A1 member A isoform X1 produces MWISKAMAWKWIKAFVYLSMCVTSAVGNEETSQTKCADFNNTTWLEYRHGTKLQVQYLLLTRKNADCASLFTQDCLNHTQKHTAYFNSSLPTKVIVHGYRALGSKPSWVSGLAQALLQEKDVNVLVVDWVYGASFAYNRVVENYKEVALQISVLINQLTKYGCTLESFHFIGVSLGAHVSGFVGTLFEGKLGRITGLDPAGPMFKSADPYDRLDSSDALFVEAIHTDSDYFGISIPVGHVDFFLNGGMDQAGCARSRFASIFIYFPVYGYVICDHMRALYVYMSALNGSCPLNGFPCSSYEEFLAGKCITCEGPFNGTCPQIGLLKNSGITATPLPNQEKVYLLTTATAPYCAHHILVELKVSPLDKTAEVQLTLISVEHPETELKLKLNRDEMVYKKVAAHPEQLCKIDSMQLKNTGARFYRQGDIHFEYICISEVPQTRGLDPLCVKNINIGRGVLWSHDFVQVC; encoded by the exons ATGTGGATCAGTAAAGCCATGGCTTGGAAATGGATCAAGGCTTTTGTTTATCTGTCAATGTGTGTCACCTCTGCCGTGG GTAATGAGGAAACATCTCAAACCAAGTGTGCTGACTTCAACAACACCACTTGGCTGGAATACAGACATGGCACCAAGCTCCAAGTTCAGTACCTTCTTCTTACACGAAAGAATGCAGACTGTGCCAGCCTCTTCACACAGGACTGCCTCAATCATACCCAGAAACACACGGCTTACTTCAACTCATCACTCCCCACTAAAGTCATTGTTCATGGATACAG GGCTCTAGGCAGTAAGCCTTCCTGGGTGAGTGGCTTAGCCCAGGCTCTACTGCAGGAAAAGGATGTGAATGTTCTGGTGGTGGATTGGGTCTACGGAGCCTCCTTTGCTTATAACCGGGTGGTAGAGAACTACAAGGAGGTGGCATTGCAGATATCAGTGCTTATCAATCAGCTTACG AAATATGGATGCACGCTGGAATCTTTCCATTTCATTGGTGTGAGTCTTGGAGCACATGTGTCTGGATTTGTGGGGACCCTATTTGAAGGCAAGCTGGGTCGAATCACAG GTCTTGACCCAGCAGGCCCAATGTTCAAGAGTGCTGATCCATATGACCGTCTGGATTCATCTGATGCTTTGTTTGTTGAGGCCATTCACACTGACTCTGACT ACTTTGGTATATCTATTCCTGTCGGGCATGTGGACTTCTTCTTAAATGGTGGAATGGACCAAGCCGGTTGCGCACGTTCAAGGTTTGCCTCAA TTTTTATCTACTTTCCAGTGTATGGGTATGTCATTTGTGACCACATGAGGGCGCTGTACGTCTACATGAGCGCCCTGAACGGCTCCTGTCCGCTTAATGGTTTCCCCTGCTCCAGTTATGAGGAATTCCTGGCAGGAAAATGCATCACCTGTGAGGGCCCCTTCAACGGCACTTGCCCACAAATAG GCTTGTTAAAGAACAGTGGGATAACAGCGACTCCCCTGCCAAATCAAGAGAAGGTCTATCTCCTGACCACTGCTACGGCTCCTTATTGTG CACATCACATCCTTGTTGAACTGAAGGTTTCCCCTTTAGACAAAACTGCTGAAGTTCAGCTCACCCTCATCTCCGTGGAACACCCTGAGACAGAGCTAAAACTCAAACT AAATAGAGATGAAATGGTGTATAAAAAGGTGGCTGCACACCCAGAGCAACTGTGTAAAATTGATTCaatgcagctgaaaaacacaggAGCGCGGTTTTACAGACAAGGAGATATTCATTTTGAGTATATCTGCATCTCTGAAGTCCCTCAAACCAG AGGGCTGGATCCATTATGCGTGAAGAACATTAATATTGGACGGGGAGTACTGTGGTCACATGACTTTGTACAGGTgtgctaa
- the hsd3b1 gene encoding hydroxy-delta-5-steroid dehydrogenase, 3 beta- and steroid delta-isomerase 1, with translation MTLSGDVCVVTGACGFLGKKLVRLLLEEEKLAEIRLLDRNIQSELIQSLDDCKGETKVSVFEGDIRDCELLKRACKGAALVFHTASLIDVIGAVEYSELYGVNVKGTQLLLETCIKENVASFIYTSSIEVAGPNSRGDPIINGNEDTPYSCCLKFKYSKTKQEAEQICLQANGELLHNGGQLATCALRPMYIYGPGCRFTVGHMRDGIRNRNVLLRMSRREAKVNPVYVGNAALAHLQAARALKDSQKRAVMGGNFYYISDNTPPVSYSDFNYAVLSPLGFGIQERPILPFPLLYLLSFFMELLHVVLRPFLKFTPSLNRQLLTMLNTPFSFSYQKAHRDFGYSPRYDWEEARKCTSDWLASVLAKEKQRINLK, from the exons ATGACTCTGTCAggagatgtgtgtgttgtgacGGGAGCCTGCGGGTTTCTGGGCAAAAAGCTGGTCAGACTGTTGCTGGAAGAGGAGAAGCTTGCTGAGATCCGACTGCTGGATAGAAACATCCAGTCTGAGCTGATACAGTCTCTTGATG ATTGTAAGGGAGAGACTAAGGTGAGTGTTTTTGAGGGGGATATAAGGGATTGTGAGCTACTGAAAAGAGCCTGTAAAGGAGCAGCACTTGTTTTCCACACTGCATCTCTCATTGATGTCATTGGAGCAGTTGAATACAGTGAATTATATGGAGTCAATGTTAAAG GAACACAGCTGCTGCTCGAAACCTGCATCAAAGAAAATGTGGCCTCCTTCATTTACACCAGCAGCATTGAGGTGGCTGGTCCCAATTCCCGAGGTGATCCAATCATTAACGGCAATGAGGACACCCCTTACTCCTGTTGTCTTAAGTttaagtacagcaaaaccaaGCAGGAGGCTGAACAGATTTGCCTTCAAGCCAATGGAGAGCTGCTCCATAATGGAGGTCAGCTGGCAACTTGTGCATTAAGGCCCATGTACATCTATGGACCAGGCTGTCGATTTACTGTAGGCCACATGAGGGATGGAATCCGCAACAGAAATGTTCTGCTGAGAATGTCACGACGTGAGGCAAAAGTGAATCCTGTCTATGTGGGAAACGCAGCCCTGGCACATCTACAGGCAGCTCGGGCTCTCAAAGATTCCCAGAAAAGGGCCGTGATGGGTGGAAACTTCTATTACATCTCAGACAACACCCCACCTGTTAGCTACTCTGATTTTAACTATGCTGTTCTTTCACCATTAGGCTTTGGGATACAAGAGAGGCCCATTCTACCCTTCCCGCTTTTGTATCTTTTGTCGTTCTTCATGGAATTACTGCACGTTGTGCTCCGACCCTTCCTAAAGTTCACTCCTTCCCTAAATAGGCAGCTACTGACCATGTTAAACACACCCTTTAGTTTCTCATATCAAAAGGCCCATAGGGATTTTGGATATAGCCCTCGCTATGACTGGGAAGAGGCACGTAAGTGCACTAGCGATTGGTTAGCATCTGTCTTAGCCAAAGAGAAACAAcgaattaacttaaaataa
- the popdc2 gene encoding popeye domain-containing 2 isoform X2, whose product MNSGDSALIDSVIYNHTLCDGWTNSTEGAIYHLGNTILFLGYMGGSGAYGALYIFSFLAPAFLCLALWGWFTVCGLDVFLWNLLLTLQCLAQVCHLIFRLMQDGLANEELSALYTAVYLPLDVPVQVFKEITTASENKVLSLAAEETYAVEGKTPIDQLSFLLSGRIRVSLEGQFLHYIFPHQFLDSPEWESLRPTEEGNFQVTLTAETDCRYISWRRRRLYLLLSKDRYIARLFSVMLGSDIADKLYSLNDKLFAKSGVRLDIRLPSLYHVLAPSPPGSEGGSASSPPRGSQGDATVVTVDPAPSNQGSDARNVHPDQGKSPVPKPPNQHWPSDTEMPSEDDTPGRLQFQRGCAPLAPTDTPKL is encoded by the exons ATGAATAGTGGCGACTCTGCCTTGATTGACTCTGTAATTTACAATCACACACTCTGCGATGGATGGACCAACAGCACCGAAGGTGCCATCTACCATCTGGGTAACACCATTCTGTTTTTGGGCTATATGGGTGGTAGCGGAGCATACGGGGCTCTGTACATCTTCAGCTTTTTGGCTCCCGCTTTCCTCTGTCTGGCTCTGTGGGGCTGGTTTACGGTGTGTGGCCTTGATGTCTTCCTCTGGAACTTGCTGCTGACGCTGCAGTGTTTGGCCCAGGTGTGTCATCTGATTTTTCGGCTGATGCAAGACGGTTTAGCCAACGAGGAGCTTTCTGCGCTTTACACAGCGGTCTATCTGCCTCTGGATGTACCTGTGCAGGTGTTTAAGGAGATCACGACTGCCAGCGAGAACAAAGTGCTCTCTCTAGCGGCCGAGGAAACATATGCTGTCGAGGGGAAGACACCGATTGATCAGttgtcttttcttctttctggCAG GATAAGAGTGTCCTTAGAAGGTCAGTTTCTCCATTATATCTTCCCTCATCAGTTTCTTGATTCTCCAGAATGGGAGTCTTTGAGACCAACAGAGGAGGGGAACTTCCAG GTGACATTAACCGCAGAGACGGACTGCCGTTACATCTCTTGGCGCAGACGTCGGCTTTACCTTCTGCTGTCTAAGGATCGTTACATTGCCCGACTTTTCTCAGTCATGCTCGGAAGTGACATTGCTGACAAACTGTACTCGCTCAATGACAAGCTGTTTGCCAAGAGTGGTGTGCGTCTTGATATCCGTCTACCCAGTCTCTACCATGTCCTCGCCCCCTCGCCACCGGGCAGTGAGGGTGGCAGTGCTAGTTCACCACCCAGGGGGAGCCAAGGAGATGCTACAGTTGTGACGGTTGATCCAGCACCGTCTAACCAGGGCTCAGATGCGAGAAACGTCCATCCGGACCAGGGAAAGAGCCCTGTGCCCAAACCTCCAAACCAGCATTGGCCCTCAGACACAGAGATGCCCTCTG AGGATGATACTCCAGGAAGACTTCAGTTCCAAAGAGGATGTGCCCCACTGGCCCCTACTGACACCCCAAAGCTGTAG
- the si:rp71-68n21.9 gene encoding kelch-like protein 9 isoform X1, whose amino-acid sequence MGNSGEERKLHHRLSRIGSRTQREPPRAPPQTDKPPTVVPPKPAETAPKLPEPAPKPAVIPPKPPVAQKPAAPPKPQIQVFNSTEHGTAMLKGLDCFRGDETLCDVTLVPGDSSETFPVHRVIMASASDYFKAMFTGGMREQELKEIKLHGVSTVGLKNIIEFIYTSRLSLGLGTLQDTLEAASFLQVLPVLSFCNQLLSSEITIENCVEVERIARDLLLEDVQKHVHTFVCENFSELMQSGRLLQLSEASITYALSSDSLKGFSEMELYRIARSWLSHKPAERRSAVYSLMRHIRFPLMTPAELLQISQEDQTEEGAASNGKKEGETFMRSDTACVNLLLEASNYQMLPFLQPALQTERTRIRSDCTHLVVLGGVMRQQLVVSKELKLYDEEDGGTWRSLQPMEVPRYQHGVALLGGFLYIVGGQSTYDTKGKTAVDSAYRYDPRFDRWLQVASLNEKRTFFHLSALKGKLYAVGGRNATGEIDSVECYNLNKNEWTFVAPMNEPHYGHAGTVHGGLMFVSGGITRDAFQKELLCYEPDRDVWSRRADMMELRGLHCMCTVGDRLYVMGGNHFRGTNDYDDVLSCEFYSPATDQWTVVAPMPRGQSDVGVAVFKDRIFVVGGYSWNSRCMVDIVQCYDPEKDEWEKVFSVLEPLGGIRACTMTVHCPKNSTDEAEIQECPLLTSKS is encoded by the exons atggg CAACAGTGGGGAGGAAAGAAAACTGCATCATAGACTTTCCCGAATAGGAAGCAGAACGCAGAGAGAGCCGCCACGAGCACCTCCTCAAACAGACAAGCCTCCAACAGTGGTTCCTCCAAAACCAGCTGAGACTGCTCCAAAACTTCCAGAACCTGCACCAAAACCAGCTGTGATCCCCCCAAAACCTCCAGTTGCTCAAAAGCCCGCTGCCCCGCCAAAGCCACAAATACAAGTGTTCAACAGCACAGAACATGGTACTGCCATGCTCAAG GGGTTGGATTGTTTTCGTGGTGATGAGACTCTTTGCGATGTGACTCTGGTGCCTGGTGACAGCAGTGAAACTTTCCCAGTCCACCGGGTCATCATGGCTTCGGCCAGTGACTACTTCAAGGCCATGTTCACAG GTGGCATGAGAGAGCAGGAGCTGAAGGAGATTAAGCTCCATGGCGTAAGCACAGTCGGCCTGAAGAACATCATCGAGTTCATCTACACATCTCGCTTGAGCCTGGGTCTCGGCACCCTTCAGGACACGCTAGAGGCGGCGAGCTTCCTCCAGGTGCTTCCCGTTCTCAGCTTCTGCAACCAGCTACTAAGCAGTGAG ATCACCATAGAAAACTGCGTAGAAGTTGAGCGCATTGCCAGGGATCTTCTTCTAGAAGATGTCCAAAAACACGTCCACACATTTGTCTGTGAGAACTTCTCCGAACTGATGCAGAGCGGCCGTCTCCTGCAGTTGTCCGAGGCGAGCATAACGTATGCCCTCTCCAGCGACTCTCTGAAGGGTTTCTCCGAAATGGAGCTGTACCGCATCGCTCGCTCCTGGCTGTCCCATAAACCCGCTGAGCGACGTTCTGCTGTGTACTCTCTGATGCGGCACATCCGCTTCCCTCTGATGACTCCTGCTGAACTTCTCCAGATCTCTCAGGAGGACCAGACTGAAGAAGGAGCAGCAAGCAATGGAAAAAAGGAAGGGGAGACGTTCATGCGATCAGACACGGCTTGTGTTAACCTCCTCCTGGAGGCCAGCAACTATCAGATGCTTCCTTTCCTCCAGCCGGCACTACAGACGGAACGGACCCGGATTCGATCCGATTGCACTCACCTTGTGGTTCTGGGTGGTGTGATGAGACAGCAACTGGTGGTCAGCAAAGAGCTCAAACTGTATGATGAAGAAGACGGAGGCACCTGGAGGTCCCTCCAACCTATGGAAGTGCCACGTTACCAGCATGGAGTGGCTCTTCTAGGGGGCTTCCTTTACATCGTAGGAGGTCAGAGCACTTATGACACCAAGGGTAAGACCGCTGTGGACAGTGCGTACAGGTACGATCCTCGCTTTGACCGCTGGTTGCAGGTGGCCTCTCTGAATGAGAAGAGGACGTTCTTCCATCTAAGCGCTCTTAAGGGGAAGCTGTATGCTGTTGGAGGGAGAAATGCCACAGGGGAGATTG ATTCGGTGGAGTGCTACAACTTGAACAAGAATGAGTGGACTTTTGTTGCACCGATGAATGAACCTCACTATGGACACGCTGGCACAGTACATGGAGGTCTGATGTTTGTGTCAG GTGGTATCACAAGAGATGCTTTCCAGAAAGAGCTGCTGTGTTATGAACCCGATAGAGACGTGTGGAGCAGGCGAGCAGACATGATGGAGCTTCGTGGTCTTCACTGCATGTGCACCGTGGGCGACCGCCTCTATGTCATGGGTGGAAACCACTTCCGTGGGACAAATGACTATGATGATGTGCTAAGCTGTGAGTTCTACAGCCCTGCAACTGACCAGTGGACAGTGGTGGCTCCAATGCCCAGGGGTCAGAGCGATGTGGGGGTGGCTGTCTTTAAGGACCGCATCTTCGTGGTGGGTGGTTACTCATGGAACAGCAGGTGTATGGTGGATATCGTGCAGTGTTATGACCCTGAGAAAGATGAGTGGGAGAAGGTCTTTAGTGTCCTGGAGCCTCTCGGAGGCATACGGGCCTGCACTATGACAGTTCATTGCCCAAAAAATTCAACAGATGAGGCTGAAATACAAGAGTGTCCTCTTTTAACATCCAAAAGctga
- the popdc2 gene encoding popeye domain-containing 2 isoform X1 — translation MNSGDSALIDSVIYNHTLCDGWTNSTEGAIYHLGNTILFLGYMGGSGAYGALYIFSFLAPAFLCLALWGWFTVCGLDVFLWNLLLTLQCLAQVCHLIFRLMQDGLANEELSALYTAVYLPLDVPVQVFKEITTASENKVLSLAAEETYAVEGKTPIDQLSFLLSGRIRVSLEGQFLHYIFPHQFLDSPEWESLRPTEEGNFQVTLTAETDCRYISWRRRRLYLLLSKDRYIARLFSVMLGSDIADKLYSLNDKLFAKSGVRLDIRLPSLYHVLAPSPPGSEGGSASSPPRGSQGDATVVTVDPAPSNQGSDARNVHPDQGKSPVPKPPNQHWPSDTEMPSGEDSTSLVLEDFADMTGSLMDYGTEREYLK, via the exons ATGAATAGTGGCGACTCTGCCTTGATTGACTCTGTAATTTACAATCACACACTCTGCGATGGATGGACCAACAGCACCGAAGGTGCCATCTACCATCTGGGTAACACCATTCTGTTTTTGGGCTATATGGGTGGTAGCGGAGCATACGGGGCTCTGTACATCTTCAGCTTTTTGGCTCCCGCTTTCCTCTGTCTGGCTCTGTGGGGCTGGTTTACGGTGTGTGGCCTTGATGTCTTCCTCTGGAACTTGCTGCTGACGCTGCAGTGTTTGGCCCAGGTGTGTCATCTGATTTTTCGGCTGATGCAAGACGGTTTAGCCAACGAGGAGCTTTCTGCGCTTTACACAGCGGTCTATCTGCCTCTGGATGTACCTGTGCAGGTGTTTAAGGAGATCACGACTGCCAGCGAGAACAAAGTGCTCTCTCTAGCGGCCGAGGAAACATATGCTGTCGAGGGGAAGACACCGATTGATCAGttgtcttttcttctttctggCAG GATAAGAGTGTCCTTAGAAGGTCAGTTTCTCCATTATATCTTCCCTCATCAGTTTCTTGATTCTCCAGAATGGGAGTCTTTGAGACCAACAGAGGAGGGGAACTTCCAG GTGACATTAACCGCAGAGACGGACTGCCGTTACATCTCTTGGCGCAGACGTCGGCTTTACCTTCTGCTGTCTAAGGATCGTTACATTGCCCGACTTTTCTCAGTCATGCTCGGAAGTGACATTGCTGACAAACTGTACTCGCTCAATGACAAGCTGTTTGCCAAGAGTGGTGTGCGTCTTGATATCCGTCTACCCAGTCTCTACCATGTCCTCGCCCCCTCGCCACCGGGCAGTGAGGGTGGCAGTGCTAGTTCACCACCCAGGGGGAGCCAAGGAGATGCTACAGTTGTGACGGTTGATCCAGCACCGTCTAACCAGGGCTCAGATGCGAGAAACGTCCATCCGGACCAGGGAAAGAGCCCTGTGCCCAAACCTCCAAACCAGCATTGGCCCTCAGACACAGAGATGCCCTCTGGTGAGGATTCAACCAGCTTGGTTCTGGAGGACTTTGCTGATATGACAGGCTCTTTAATGGACTATGGGACTGAAAGGGAATATTTGAAGTAA
- the si:rp71-68n21.9 gene encoding kelch-like protein 9 isoform X2, whose amino-acid sequence MGGEERKLHHRLSRIGSRTQREPPRAPPQTDKPPTVVPPKPAETAPKLPEPAPKPAVIPPKPPVAQKPAAPPKPQIQVFNSTEHGTAMLKGLDCFRGDETLCDVTLVPGDSSETFPVHRVIMASASDYFKAMFTGGMREQELKEIKLHGVSTVGLKNIIEFIYTSRLSLGLGTLQDTLEAASFLQVLPVLSFCNQLLSSEITIENCVEVERIARDLLLEDVQKHVHTFVCENFSELMQSGRLLQLSEASITYALSSDSLKGFSEMELYRIARSWLSHKPAERRSAVYSLMRHIRFPLMTPAELLQISQEDQTEEGAASNGKKEGETFMRSDTACVNLLLEASNYQMLPFLQPALQTERTRIRSDCTHLVVLGGVMRQQLVVSKELKLYDEEDGGTWRSLQPMEVPRYQHGVALLGGFLYIVGGQSTYDTKGKTAVDSAYRYDPRFDRWLQVASLNEKRTFFHLSALKGKLYAVGGRNATGEIDSVECYNLNKNEWTFVAPMNEPHYGHAGTVHGGLMFVSGGITRDAFQKELLCYEPDRDVWSRRADMMELRGLHCMCTVGDRLYVMGGNHFRGTNDYDDVLSCEFYSPATDQWTVVAPMPRGQSDVGVAVFKDRIFVVGGYSWNSRCMVDIVQCYDPEKDEWEKVFSVLEPLGGIRACTMTVHCPKNSTDEAEIQECPLLTSKS is encoded by the exons atggg TGGGGAGGAAAGAAAACTGCATCATAGACTTTCCCGAATAGGAAGCAGAACGCAGAGAGAGCCGCCACGAGCACCTCCTCAAACAGACAAGCCTCCAACAGTGGTTCCTCCAAAACCAGCTGAGACTGCTCCAAAACTTCCAGAACCTGCACCAAAACCAGCTGTGATCCCCCCAAAACCTCCAGTTGCTCAAAAGCCCGCTGCCCCGCCAAAGCCACAAATACAAGTGTTCAACAGCACAGAACATGGTACTGCCATGCTCAAG GGGTTGGATTGTTTTCGTGGTGATGAGACTCTTTGCGATGTGACTCTGGTGCCTGGTGACAGCAGTGAAACTTTCCCAGTCCACCGGGTCATCATGGCTTCGGCCAGTGACTACTTCAAGGCCATGTTCACAG GTGGCATGAGAGAGCAGGAGCTGAAGGAGATTAAGCTCCATGGCGTAAGCACAGTCGGCCTGAAGAACATCATCGAGTTCATCTACACATCTCGCTTGAGCCTGGGTCTCGGCACCCTTCAGGACACGCTAGAGGCGGCGAGCTTCCTCCAGGTGCTTCCCGTTCTCAGCTTCTGCAACCAGCTACTAAGCAGTGAG ATCACCATAGAAAACTGCGTAGAAGTTGAGCGCATTGCCAGGGATCTTCTTCTAGAAGATGTCCAAAAACACGTCCACACATTTGTCTGTGAGAACTTCTCCGAACTGATGCAGAGCGGCCGTCTCCTGCAGTTGTCCGAGGCGAGCATAACGTATGCCCTCTCCAGCGACTCTCTGAAGGGTTTCTCCGAAATGGAGCTGTACCGCATCGCTCGCTCCTGGCTGTCCCATAAACCCGCTGAGCGACGTTCTGCTGTGTACTCTCTGATGCGGCACATCCGCTTCCCTCTGATGACTCCTGCTGAACTTCTCCAGATCTCTCAGGAGGACCAGACTGAAGAAGGAGCAGCAAGCAATGGAAAAAAGGAAGGGGAGACGTTCATGCGATCAGACACGGCTTGTGTTAACCTCCTCCTGGAGGCCAGCAACTATCAGATGCTTCCTTTCCTCCAGCCGGCACTACAGACGGAACGGACCCGGATTCGATCCGATTGCACTCACCTTGTGGTTCTGGGTGGTGTGATGAGACAGCAACTGGTGGTCAGCAAAGAGCTCAAACTGTATGATGAAGAAGACGGAGGCACCTGGAGGTCCCTCCAACCTATGGAAGTGCCACGTTACCAGCATGGAGTGGCTCTTCTAGGGGGCTTCCTTTACATCGTAGGAGGTCAGAGCACTTATGACACCAAGGGTAAGACCGCTGTGGACAGTGCGTACAGGTACGATCCTCGCTTTGACCGCTGGTTGCAGGTGGCCTCTCTGAATGAGAAGAGGACGTTCTTCCATCTAAGCGCTCTTAAGGGGAAGCTGTATGCTGTTGGAGGGAGAAATGCCACAGGGGAGATTG ATTCGGTGGAGTGCTACAACTTGAACAAGAATGAGTGGACTTTTGTTGCACCGATGAATGAACCTCACTATGGACACGCTGGCACAGTACATGGAGGTCTGATGTTTGTGTCAG GTGGTATCACAAGAGATGCTTTCCAGAAAGAGCTGCTGTGTTATGAACCCGATAGAGACGTGTGGAGCAGGCGAGCAGACATGATGGAGCTTCGTGGTCTTCACTGCATGTGCACCGTGGGCGACCGCCTCTATGTCATGGGTGGAAACCACTTCCGTGGGACAAATGACTATGATGATGTGCTAAGCTGTGAGTTCTACAGCCCTGCAACTGACCAGTGGACAGTGGTGGCTCCAATGCCCAGGGGTCAGAGCGATGTGGGGGTGGCTGTCTTTAAGGACCGCATCTTCGTGGTGGGTGGTTACTCATGGAACAGCAGGTGTATGGTGGATATCGTGCAGTGTTATGACCCTGAGAAAGATGAGTGGGAGAAGGTCTTTAGTGTCCTGGAGCCTCTCGGAGGCATACGGGCCTGCACTATGACAGTTCATTGCCCAAAAAATTCAACAGATGAGGCTGAAATACAAGAGTGTCCTCTTTTAACATCCAAAAGctga